In Arthrobacter sp. UKPF54-2, the following are encoded in one genomic region:
- a CDS encoding alpha/beta fold hydrolase produces the protein MDTLMERRRSVAARGAELAVFEYGLQPGPDVPTLAFIHGYPDDHRVFLQAIRELAATHHVLAYDTRNAGASAVVGAPGDFTLAALVDDLFAVLAETGANRVHLVGHDWGSIQGWAAVQDPRAAALISRYTSISGPDLRHFARWVRTRLRNPRSWRPLAGQLLRSWYIAAFLVPVLPEAAWRLFLTRRYEQLAKRDVGNDPVRGLALYRANFFPGRNRPSPPARAKVAMPVQVVVPLRDPFLSPDLVEGLEAWVEDLTVVTVDSGHWWPATRAVELAELLRTSDAGV, from the coding sequence ATGGACACTTTGATGGAACGACGGCGGAGCGTCGCGGCGCGCGGGGCGGAGCTGGCCGTATTCGAATACGGCCTGCAGCCCGGCCCGGACGTGCCGACCTTGGCCTTCATCCACGGCTACCCGGACGACCACCGGGTGTTCCTCCAGGCCATCCGGGAGCTTGCGGCGACGCACCACGTGCTCGCCTACGACACGCGCAACGCCGGCGCGTCCGCCGTCGTGGGCGCCCCGGGCGACTTCACGCTGGCGGCGCTGGTGGACGACCTGTTCGCCGTCCTTGCCGAAACCGGTGCCAACCGCGTGCACCTCGTGGGCCACGACTGGGGGTCCATCCAGGGCTGGGCCGCCGTGCAGGATCCACGCGCCGCCGCCCTGATCAGCCGGTATACGAGCATCTCCGGCCCGGACCTGCGCCACTTCGCCCGCTGGGTGCGCACACGGTTGCGGAACCCGCGCAGCTGGCGTCCGCTGGCCGGGCAGTTGCTGCGCAGCTGGTACATCGCGGCTTTCCTGGTTCCGGTGCTGCCGGAGGCCGCTTGGCGGCTGTTCCTCACCCGGCGATACGAACAACTGGCCAAGCGCGACGTCGGGAACGATCCGGTCCGCGGGCTGGCCCTCTACCGGGCCAACTTCTTTCCCGGCCGGAACCGGCCCTCGCCGCCGGCCCGGGCGAAGGTGGCCATGCCGGTGCAGGTGGTGGTGCCGCTCCGGGACCCGTTCCTCTCCCCAGACCTGGTGGAGGGGCTCGAGGCTTGGGTGGAGGACCTGACCGTGGTGACGGTGGACAGCGGCCACTGGTGGCCCGCGACCCGCGCGGTCGAGTTGGCCGAGCTGCTGCGCACCAGCGACGCCGGCGTATGA
- the pdxS gene encoding pyridoxal 5'-phosphate synthase lyase subunit PdxS — MSTPDVSNEAGASAKNVTGSSRVKRGMAEMLKGGVIMDVVNVEQARIAEDAGAVAVMALERVPADIRAQGGVSRMSDPDMIDKIIDAVSVPVMAKARIGHFVEAQVLQSLGVDYIDESEVLTPADYTNHIDKWNFTVPFVCGATNLGEALRRINEGAAMIRSKGEAGTGDVSNATTHMRQIRAEILKLAALPEDELYVAAKELQAPYELVKEVASTGKLPVVLFTAGGIATPADAAMMMQLGADGVFVGSGIFKSGNPAQRAAAVVKATTFFDDPDVIAKASRGLGEAMVGINVDEIPQPHRLAERGW; from the coding sequence GTGTCTACACCTGATGTAAGCAACGAAGCCGGCGCGTCCGCCAAGAACGTTACGGGCAGCAGCCGCGTCAAGCGCGGCATGGCGGAGATGCTCAAGGGCGGCGTCATCATGGACGTCGTCAACGTCGAGCAGGCCCGCATCGCCGAAGACGCCGGTGCCGTGGCCGTGATGGCGCTCGAACGCGTCCCTGCCGACATCCGTGCCCAGGGCGGCGTCTCGCGCATGAGCGATCCGGACATGATCGACAAGATCATCGACGCCGTCTCCGTGCCGGTCATGGCGAAGGCCCGCATCGGCCACTTCGTCGAGGCTCAGGTCCTGCAGTCCCTCGGCGTCGACTACATTGACGAGTCCGAGGTCCTGACCCCGGCGGACTACACCAACCACATCGACAAGTGGAACTTCACCGTTCCCTTCGTCTGCGGCGCCACCAACCTGGGCGAAGCGCTCCGGCGCATCAACGAGGGCGCGGCCATGATCCGCTCCAAGGGTGAGGCCGGCACCGGCGACGTCTCCAACGCCACCACGCACATGCGCCAGATCCGCGCCGAGATCCTGAAGCTGGCTGCCCTGCCCGAGGACGAGCTCTACGTCGCCGCCAAGGAACTGCAGGCCCCGTACGAACTGGTCAAGGAAGTTGCCTCCACCGGCAAGCTCCCGGTGGTGCTGTTCACCGCCGGCGGCATCGCCACCCCGGCCGATGCGGCCATGATGATGCAGCTCGGCGCCGACGGCGTCTTCGTCGGCTCGGGTATCTTCAAGTCCGGCAACCCGGCCCAGCGCGCCGCCGCCGTCGTGAAGGCCACCACCTTCTTCGACGACCCGGACGTCATCGCCAAGGCCTCCCGCGGCCTGGGCGAGGCCATGGTGGGCATCAACGTCGACGAGATCCCGCAGCCGCACCGCCTCGCCGAGCGCGGCTGGTAA
- the pdxT gene encoding pyridoxal 5'-phosphate synthase glutaminase subunit PdxT, with product MTTPLTSPSSRVGSGLRIGVLALQGDFREHLHAVEAAGAAGIGVRRPAELDGLDGLIIPGGESTTIDKLARIFELRDPLRDRIRAGLPVYGSCAGMILLADEIADPATDLAGNPQQTFGGLDITVRRNAFGRQRESFETDLEFKGLEFSADGGAVAPVHAVFIRGPWVERVGAGVEVLAQVEPSRAGHPESLDGTARIVAVRSGKLLATSFHPEVTGEKRVHELFIRMIRGEA from the coding sequence ATGACCACCCCCCTCACTTCGCCTTCTTCCCGCGTGGGATCGGGCCTGCGGATCGGTGTCCTGGCGCTCCAGGGCGACTTCCGCGAACACCTGCATGCCGTGGAAGCTGCGGGCGCCGCCGGCATTGGCGTTCGCCGCCCCGCCGAACTGGACGGCCTCGACGGCCTCATCATTCCCGGCGGGGAATCGACCACCATTGACAAGCTCGCCAGGATCTTTGAGCTCAGGGATCCGCTGCGTGACCGCATCCGGGCCGGGCTGCCCGTCTATGGCTCCTGCGCCGGGATGATCCTGCTGGCCGACGAGATCGCCGACCCCGCCACCGACCTCGCCGGAAATCCGCAGCAGACCTTCGGCGGCCTGGACATCACGGTCCGCCGCAACGCCTTCGGCCGGCAGCGCGAGTCCTTCGAGACCGACCTGGAGTTCAAAGGGCTGGAGTTCAGCGCGGACGGCGGCGCCGTTGCCCCCGTGCACGCGGTGTTTATCCGCGGACCCTGGGTGGAACGCGTCGGCGCGGGCGTCGAAGTGCTGGCCCAGGTGGAACCGTCCCGGGCCGGCCACCCGGAATCCCTGGACGGGACGGCTAGAATTGTTGCAGTGCGTTCCGGCAAGCTGCTGGCCACCTCCTTCCACCCGGAAGTGACGGGGGAGAAGCGCGTGCATGAACTGTTTATTCGAATGATCAGAGGAGAAGCGTAA
- a CDS encoding CapA family protein, with the protein MRPIPSTLRGRLLAGSATALLAASLASCGVGSRPDGNAPASSPAANSSASGGAATTESATESATPSNPPAPTPTPTPGKGPACAAVRCTSVLVTGDMLVHAQLWDQARADALAAGAKGLDFGPLLEGQRKYIEKSDLAICHQETPVAGPTGPFSAYPSFNVPPQITIAARQVGYQACTTASNHTIDRGTAGLVRTLDALDAAGLQHTGSYRSEADSQGIMILQTAAAKIAVIEGTYGLNGQVPEAAWQVDMLDPGAMIAKAKKARSLGADIVLGAMHAGEEYASVPNAEQQRVAHALAESGQFTMVYGHHTHSVLPIERYKGTWIAYGLGNGITELSPSYVVNNEGLLVRAQFSQDVAGTWTASDLAWAPSVIVRGPYRWCSVATDAPQGPCAGAAADAATRLRTRTVVESMGAAAAGAHELLITKER; encoded by the coding sequence ATGCGACCCATCCCTTCCACGTTGCGCGGACGCCTCCTCGCCGGCTCAGCCACAGCTCTCCTGGCGGCGTCCTTGGCGTCCTGCGGCGTCGGCTCCCGCCCGGACGGCAATGCTCCCGCCTCCTCACCGGCGGCGAACTCTTCCGCCTCAGGCGGCGCAGCCACGACCGAGTCCGCCACGGAATCCGCGACGCCGTCGAACCCGCCGGCTCCCACCCCCACCCCGACGCCGGGCAAGGGGCCGGCCTGCGCGGCTGTCCGCTGCACCTCGGTCCTGGTCACCGGGGACATGCTGGTCCACGCCCAACTCTGGGACCAGGCGCGTGCGGACGCCCTGGCCGCCGGCGCCAAGGGACTGGACTTCGGGCCCCTGCTGGAAGGCCAACGCAAGTACATCGAGAAGAGCGACCTTGCGATCTGCCACCAGGAAACGCCCGTGGCCGGCCCCACGGGGCCCTTCTCCGCGTACCCCTCGTTCAACGTCCCGCCGCAGATCACGATCGCTGCCCGGCAGGTGGGCTACCAGGCCTGCACCACAGCGAGCAACCACACGATTGACCGCGGCACCGCCGGGCTGGTCCGCACGCTGGACGCCCTCGACGCCGCCGGGCTGCAGCACACGGGCTCTTACCGCAGCGAGGCCGATTCCCAGGGCATCATGATCTTGCAGACTGCCGCGGCAAAGATTGCCGTGATCGAGGGCACCTACGGGCTCAACGGCCAAGTCCCGGAAGCTGCCTGGCAGGTGGACATGCTGGACCCCGGAGCCATGATCGCCAAGGCCAAAAAGGCGCGGTCCCTCGGCGCCGACATCGTCCTCGGGGCCATGCACGCCGGGGAAGAGTACGCGAGCGTGCCCAATGCCGAGCAGCAGCGCGTCGCGCACGCCCTGGCGGAGAGCGGCCAGTTCACCATGGTCTACGGCCACCACACCCACTCGGTGCTCCCGATCGAACGGTACAAGGGGACCTGGATTGCCTATGGCCTTGGCAACGGGATCACCGAACTATCGCCGAGTTACGTGGTGAACAACGAAGGACTGCTGGTCCGGGCCCAGTTCAGCCAGGACGTCGCCGGCACGTGGACCGCGTCCGACCTGGCCTGGGCGCCGTCGGTCATTGTCCGCGGGCCCTACCGCTGGTGCTCCGTCGCCACCGACGCCCCGCAGGGCCCCTGCGCCGGAGCAGCCGCGGACGCGGCCACCCGGCTGCGGACCCGGACCGTGGTCGAATCGATGGGGGCGGCTGCGGCAGGCGCCCACGAACTGCTGATCACAAAGGAGCGGTAG
- a CDS encoding GNAT family N-acetyltransferase, with translation MILIARDSPALPDVRDLLEEHLADMFATSPAESVHALDHGALAGPDISFWTARDDGGELLGCGALKELGREEAEIKSMRTAEHARGRGIAALVLGRILDEAHLRGYQRLFLETGSQEFFAPARRLYARHGFVPCPPFAGYQPDPNSVFMALSLAGGVPD, from the coding sequence ATGATCCTGATAGCCCGCGACAGCCCGGCCCTCCCAGACGTCCGGGACCTGTTGGAGGAACACTTGGCCGACATGTTCGCGACGTCGCCGGCCGAGAGTGTGCACGCCCTGGACCACGGCGCGCTGGCCGGCCCGGACATCAGCTTCTGGACCGCCCGCGATGACGGCGGAGAACTGCTGGGCTGCGGAGCGCTGAAGGAACTTGGTAGGGAGGAAGCGGAGATCAAGTCGATGCGGACGGCGGAGCACGCTCGGGGCCGTGGCATCGCCGCCCTGGTCCTGGGCCGGATCCTGGACGAGGCCCACCTGCGCGGCTACCAGCGACTGTTTCTCGAAACCGGGTCGCAGGAGTTCTTCGCCCCGGCACGGCGCCTCTACGCACGGCACGGCTTCGTCCCCTGCCCGCCGTTTGCCGGCTACCAGCCCGATCCCAACAGCGTGTTCATGGCCCTCAGCCTCGCGGGCGGCGTCCCCGACTGA
- a CDS encoding M3 family metallopeptidase has translation MTNPLLSPSPLPYGLPPFADIEVPHYAEAVEAGLAEHLAEIQAIVDDPEPASFENTALAMERSGQLLQRAAASFFTLVSADASEEIRELETRLSPAFSAHQDAVYLNRGLFERFAAINTDRLDAESSRLVEEYLKEFRQSGIQLDDAGQERLKAINAELSTLGTEFGQRVKEGMKSASLLLDDAAELAGLPADDVASAAEAARTAGHEGKFLLTLIQPSNQPALAALENRDVRRRLYEASIGRGSSGGSLDVLDLVKDMVRLRAEKAGLLGFANFAELSVDQQTAPDFEAVQAMMNRLAPAAVRNADAEADALAEVAGHPLEAWDWAFYSARVKRERYSVDEQALRPYFELDRVLNDGVFFAANALYGITFHERTDLAGYHPDVRVWEVKNSDGTDLGLFLGDYYTRDSKRGGAWMNSLVEQSGLLNTRPVVINNLNISKPPAGEPTLLTLDELRTTFHEFGHALHGLFSSVTYPRFAGTSVPRDFVEYPSQVNEMWIMWPEVLANYARHHTTGEPLPQDAVDKLNEAALWGEGFGTTEYLGAALLDLAWHVLDGTDIPEDALEFEAKALAAAGVAHSLIPPRYRTGYFQHIFAGGWYAAGYYSYIWSEVLDAETVEWFKENGGLNRTNGDFFRAELLSRGNSRDPLESFRAFRGRDARLEPLLKRRGLD, from the coding sequence ATGACCAATCCCCTTCTGAGTCCCAGCCCCCTGCCCTACGGACTGCCGCCTTTCGCGGACATCGAGGTACCGCACTACGCCGAAGCGGTCGAGGCCGGCCTGGCCGAGCACCTCGCCGAGATCCAGGCGATTGTGGACGATCCGGAGCCGGCGAGCTTCGAGAACACGGCGCTGGCGATGGAGCGCTCCGGACAGCTGCTGCAGCGGGCCGCGGCGTCCTTCTTCACGCTGGTCTCCGCCGACGCCTCGGAGGAAATCCGCGAACTGGAGACCCGCCTCTCCCCCGCCTTCTCGGCGCACCAGGACGCCGTGTACCTGAACCGTGGCCTGTTCGAACGTTTCGCCGCCATCAACACCGACCGGCTCGACGCCGAATCCAGCCGGCTGGTGGAGGAATACCTCAAGGAGTTCCGCCAGTCCGGCATCCAGCTCGATGATGCGGGCCAGGAACGGCTCAAGGCCATCAATGCCGAGCTGTCCACCCTGGGCACGGAGTTTGGCCAGCGCGTCAAGGAAGGCATGAAGTCCGCCTCCCTGCTCCTGGACGACGCCGCCGAACTAGCGGGCCTCCCCGCCGACGACGTCGCCAGCGCCGCCGAAGCCGCCCGCACCGCCGGGCACGAGGGGAAGTTCCTTCTCACCCTGATCCAGCCCAGCAACCAGCCGGCCCTGGCCGCCCTGGAAAACCGGGACGTGCGGCGCCGGCTCTACGAAGCCTCGATCGGACGCGGCAGCAGCGGCGGCAGCCTCGATGTGCTGGACCTGGTCAAGGACATGGTCCGGCTCCGCGCCGAGAAAGCCGGTCTGCTCGGCTTCGCCAACTTTGCCGAGCTCAGCGTGGACCAGCAGACCGCCCCCGATTTCGAAGCCGTCCAGGCCATGATGAACCGCCTGGCCCCGGCCGCCGTCCGGAACGCCGACGCCGAGGCGGACGCGCTGGCGGAGGTCGCCGGCCACCCGCTGGAGGCTTGGGACTGGGCCTTCTACTCGGCCCGTGTGAAGCGCGAACGGTACTCCGTGGACGAACAGGCCCTCCGGCCGTACTTCGAGCTGGACCGGGTGCTGAACGACGGTGTGTTCTTCGCCGCCAACGCCCTCTATGGCATCACCTTCCACGAACGCACCGACCTGGCCGGCTACCATCCGGATGTCCGGGTCTGGGAAGTGAAGAACTCCGACGGCACCGACCTCGGCCTGTTCCTCGGCGACTACTACACCCGGGATTCCAAGCGCGGCGGCGCCTGGATGAACTCGCTCGTGGAACAGTCCGGGCTGTTGAACACCCGGCCGGTGGTGATCAACAACCTCAATATTTCCAAGCCGCCGGCCGGCGAGCCGACGCTGCTGACCCTGGATGAGCTGCGGACCACGTTCCACGAATTCGGCCACGCCCTGCACGGTTTGTTCTCCTCGGTCACCTACCCGCGGTTCGCCGGCACCTCCGTGCCGCGGGACTTCGTCGAGTACCCTTCGCAGGTCAACGAAATGTGGATCATGTGGCCCGAGGTGCTGGCCAACTACGCCCGGCACCACACCACCGGGGAGCCGCTGCCGCAGGACGCGGTGGACAAGCTCAACGAGGCAGCCCTGTGGGGCGAGGGCTTCGGCACCACCGAGTACCTCGGCGCGGCCCTCCTGGATCTAGCCTGGCACGTGCTCGACGGCACCGACATCCCGGAGGATGCCCTAGAGTTCGAGGCCAAGGCACTGGCCGCCGCCGGGGTGGCGCACAGCCTGATCCCGCCGCGCTACCGCACCGGCTACTTCCAGCACATCTTCGCCGGCGGCTGGTACGCGGCCGGGTACTACTCCTACATCTGGAGCGAGGTCCTCGACGCCGAGACGGTCGAGTGGTTCAAGGAAAACGGCGGCCTGAACCGCACCAACGGAGACTTCTTCCGGGCCGAGCTGCTCTCCCGCGGCAACAGCCGCGACCCTCTGGAGTCCTTCCGCGCCTTCCGCGGCCGCGACGCCCGGCTCGAACCGCTCCTCAAGCGCCGCGGCCTGGACTGA
- the pgsA gene encoding phosphatidylinositol phosphate synthase, protein MLNKHARGFFTALFSPLARWLLRIGVSPDAVTIVGTAGVVVGALVFYPLGQLWWGTLFITAFIFSDVIDGIMARMQERGGRWGNFLDSTLDRVADGALFAGVAIWYFTGGADTAIAIAAVVCLVLGMVVSYARAKAEALGYHANVGIAERAERLVSVLVITGLTGVGLPTVILFATLCLLGLASFVTVVQRIAAVHRQSLDEARDTATEQAA, encoded by the coding sequence GCTCAATAAGCACGCACGCGGCTTCTTCACCGCCCTGTTCTCGCCGCTGGCCCGCTGGCTGCTGCGGATCGGTGTCTCACCCGACGCTGTGACGATCGTCGGCACCGCCGGCGTTGTGGTCGGTGCCCTCGTGTTCTATCCGCTCGGCCAGCTCTGGTGGGGGACGCTGTTCATCACGGCGTTCATCTTCTCCGACGTCATCGACGGCATCATGGCCCGGATGCAGGAGCGCGGCGGACGCTGGGGCAACTTCCTTGACTCCACCCTTGACCGTGTCGCCGACGGCGCGCTGTTCGCCGGCGTCGCCATCTGGTATTTCACCGGCGGCGCCGACACCGCCATCGCCATCGCCGCCGTTGTCTGCCTGGTGCTGGGCATGGTGGTGTCCTACGCCCGGGCGAAAGCCGAGGCGCTGGGTTACCACGCGAACGTCGGCATCGCGGAACGCGCCGAACGGCTGGTGTCCGTCCTGGTGATCACCGGACTCACCGGCGTCGGGCTCCCCACGGTGATCCTGTTCGCCACCCTCTGCCTGCTCGGCCTGGCCAGTTTTGTGACCGTGGTGCAGCGCATCGCCGCCGTGCACCGGCAGTCGCTGGACGAGGCCCGCGACACCGCCACCGAACAGGCCGCCTGA
- a CDS encoding YebC/PmpR family DNA-binding transcriptional regulator, which produces MSGHSKWATTKHKKAILDSRRAKSFAKLIKNIEVAARMGGPDLAGNPSLELAVTKAKKTSVPADNIDRAIKRGAGLTGEVVDYTEIMYECRGPQGSALLIECLTDNKNRAASEVRLAISRNGGTIADPGSVSYLFSRKGVVSLPKNGLTEDDVLMAVLDAGAEEVKDNGESFEIHSEPTDLQAIRDALKEAGIDYDTDEAEFVPSMQVPLDLDAAKKFMKLVDALEELDDVQNVYSNADLSDEVQAALEAE; this is translated from the coding sequence ATGTCAGGCCACTCCAAATGGGCGACGACCAAGCACAAAAAGGCCATCCTGGACAGCCGCCGGGCCAAGTCGTTCGCCAAGCTGATCAAGAACATCGAAGTAGCCGCGCGCATGGGCGGACCCGATCTCGCCGGCAACCCGAGCCTGGAACTTGCCGTCACCAAGGCCAAAAAGACCTCGGTTCCCGCTGACAACATCGACCGCGCCATCAAGCGCGGCGCCGGCCTCACCGGCGAAGTCGTGGACTACACCGAAATCATGTACGAATGCCGCGGACCGCAGGGCTCCGCGCTGCTGATCGAGTGCCTCACGGACAACAAGAACCGCGCCGCCTCCGAGGTCCGGCTGGCCATTTCGCGCAACGGCGGAACCATCGCCGACCCCGGCTCGGTCAGCTACCTGTTCTCCCGCAAGGGTGTTGTCTCGCTGCCGAAGAACGGCCTGACCGAGGACGACGTGCTGATGGCGGTCCTCGACGCCGGTGCCGAAGAAGTCAAGGACAACGGCGAGAGCTTCGAGATCCACTCCGAGCCGACGGATCTGCAGGCCATCCGCGACGCGCTCAAGGAAGCCGGGATCGACTACGACACCGACGAGGCTGAGTTTGTGCCCTCCATGCAGGTGCCGCTGGACCTCGACGCCGCCAAGAAGTTCATGAAGCTCGTCGACGCCCTCGAAGAGCTCGACGACGTCCAGAACGTCTACAGCAACGCCGACCTCAGTGACGAAGTGCAGGCCGCACTGGAAGCCGAGTGA
- the ruvC gene encoding crossover junction endodeoxyribonuclease RuvC, producing the protein MTLRVLGVDPGLTRCGIGVVDVEKNRRATMVAFGVVGTSPGESLDQRLLVIATSIDEWLDTHEPHVLAVERVFSQLNVSTVMGVAQASGVVIAAAARRGIPVALHTPSEVKAAVTGSGTSNKDAVTKLVTKILRLDAPPRPADAADALALAITHAWRAGSGAAVATTGPGSQSLTPAQRAWADAEAKARRAR; encoded by the coding sequence GTGACCCTTCGCGTCCTCGGCGTCGATCCGGGTCTCACCCGCTGCGGGATCGGCGTCGTGGACGTTGAGAAGAATCGCCGGGCCACCATGGTGGCCTTCGGCGTCGTCGGCACCTCCCCGGGGGAAAGCCTGGACCAGCGGCTGCTGGTCATCGCCACCTCCATCGATGAGTGGCTGGATACGCACGAGCCGCATGTCCTCGCCGTCGAACGCGTTTTCTCCCAGCTCAACGTCAGCACGGTGATGGGCGTGGCCCAGGCCTCCGGGGTGGTGATCGCCGCCGCCGCGCGCCGGGGGATCCCGGTGGCGCTACACACCCCCTCCGAGGTCAAGGCCGCCGTGACCGGCAGCGGAACCTCCAACAAGGACGCCGTCACCAAGCTGGTCACCAAGATCCTCCGGCTCGACGCCCCGCCGCGGCCGGCCGACGCCGCCGACGCCCTGGCGCTTGCCATCACGCACGCATGGCGGGCCGGCAGCGGTGCAGCGGTGGCGACGACCGGCCCGGGAAGCCAGTCCCTCACGCCCGCACAGCGCGCCTGGGCCGACGCCGAAGCGAAAGCGCGCCGTGCACGCTGA
- a CDS encoding Mur ligase family protein — protein MLYFSVPLGKLVRRVSRLRGGGSALPGLVVEKIDPGFMQRTLSTLPLGVAVVSGTNGKTTTTKMVVELLESQGLKVFTNRTGSNFTRGVAAALLGEVDWRGRLDADVAVLELDEAHAVHFVNKVPPRYCLLLNVLRDQLDRFGEIDKTAELLQHIAAKTTGTVVLNREDPRVARIADTLEPAAVNGPEVLYFGLDDSLLSTFPNDDELRAAPGSPVPPAPAKPQADVVLRRVGADDADFEYDGATVTTHMLLRGVYNIFNAAAALTLARAITGARGSGTDHAGLLAALANVAPAFGRGESLVVDGLPLELVLVKNPSGFRLGLKSFPAAGYATMIAINDNYADGRDMSWLWDVEFDTLREGGVDQLTGSRAYDMALRLQYDDVAIGAVDTDIAAALAAFIRGAKDQPKRIFCTYTAMLAIRRELSKITTVEVVS, from the coding sequence ATGCTCTACTTCAGCGTTCCGCTCGGCAAGCTCGTCCGCCGGGTCTCCCGGCTCCGGGGCGGAGGCTCCGCTCTTCCCGGCCTGGTGGTCGAAAAAATCGACCCCGGCTTTATGCAGCGGACGCTGTCCACACTGCCGCTGGGAGTCGCCGTCGTCAGCGGCACAAACGGCAAGACCACCACCACCAAGATGGTCGTGGAACTGCTGGAGAGCCAGGGCCTGAAGGTCTTCACCAACCGGACCGGCAGTAACTTCACCCGCGGCGTCGCCGCGGCGCTGCTGGGCGAGGTGGACTGGCGGGGCCGGCTCGACGCCGATGTCGCCGTCCTGGAACTGGACGAGGCCCACGCCGTGCACTTCGTCAACAAGGTCCCGCCGCGCTACTGCCTGCTGCTGAACGTCCTCCGCGACCAGCTCGACCGCTTCGGCGAGATCGACAAGACCGCCGAACTGCTGCAGCACATCGCCGCGAAGACCACCGGCACGGTCGTGCTGAACCGCGAGGACCCGCGCGTCGCACGGATCGCGGACACGCTCGAACCCGCCGCGGTCAATGGCCCGGAGGTGCTCTACTTCGGACTCGACGACTCGCTGCTGAGCACCTTCCCGAACGACGACGAGCTGCGGGCCGCACCGGGCAGCCCGGTGCCGCCGGCCCCGGCCAAGCCGCAGGCCGACGTCGTCCTCCGCCGGGTGGGCGCCGACGACGCCGACTTCGAGTACGACGGCGCCACGGTCACCACGCATATGTTGCTGCGCGGCGTCTACAACATCTTCAACGCAGCCGCGGCCCTGACCCTGGCCCGGGCCATCACGGGCGCCCGCGGCTCGGGCACCGACCACGCCGGGCTGCTGGCGGCCCTCGCCAACGTCGCGCCTGCCTTCGGCCGCGGCGAAAGCCTGGTGGTCGACGGCCTGCCGCTGGAGCTCGTCCTGGTCAAGAACCCCAGCGGCTTCCGGCTGGGCCTGAAGTCCTTCCCGGCCGCCGGCTACGCGACCATGATCGCGATCAACGACAACTACGCGGACGGCCGGGACATGTCCTGGCTCTGGGACGTGGAATTCGACACCCTGCGCGAGGGCGGCGTGGACCAACTCACCGGCTCCCGCGCCTACGACATGGCCCTGCGCCTGCAGTACGACGACGTCGCCATCGGCGCCGTGGACACGGACATCGCGGCCGCCCTGGCCGCCTTCATCCGCGGGGCCAAGGACCAGCCGAAGCGGATCTTCTGCACCTACACCGCCATGCTGGCCATCCGCCGCGAGCTCTCCAAAATCACCACAGTGGAGGTGGTCTCATGA
- a CDS encoding type 1 glutamine amidotransferase has product MNIYGDWGNALVLAQRLRWHGYAPELLEYNVGDDFPAHVDLIVGGGGQDSGQVVIQDDLLSRETVLKELAEDGTPMLVICGLYQLFGKFFKTRTGSVIPGIGILDVETHGTDERLIGNVAVSSPEFGTVLGYENHSGQTTLGPGVAPLGTTAKGTGNNSSDGQEGARYRNIVASYLHGSLLPKNPALADFLIKTAVERKYGTFVPGTPDDSYAVLAREHAARRPR; this is encoded by the coding sequence ATGAACATCTACGGCGACTGGGGCAACGCACTGGTCCTCGCCCAGCGGCTGCGCTGGCACGGCTACGCCCCGGAACTGCTCGAATACAACGTGGGCGACGACTTCCCGGCCCACGTGGACCTGATCGTGGGCGGCGGCGGCCAGGACAGCGGCCAGGTGGTGATCCAGGACGATCTGCTCTCCCGTGAGACGGTCCTCAAGGAGCTCGCCGAGGACGGCACACCCATGCTGGTGATCTGCGGGCTGTACCAGCTGTTCGGAAAATTCTTCAAGACCCGGACCGGCTCCGTCATCCCCGGCATCGGCATCCTTGACGTGGAGACCCACGGCACAGACGAGCGGCTGATCGGCAACGTCGCGGTGTCCTCCCCTGAATTCGGCACCGTGCTGGGCTACGAGAACCACAGCGGCCAGACCACGCTGGGCCCCGGCGTCGCGCCGTTGGGTACCACGGCCAAAGGCACCGGAAACAACAGCAGCGACGGCCAGGAGGGTGCCCGCTACCGCAACATTGTGGCCAGCTACCTGCACGGCTCGCTGCTGCCCAAGAACCCGGCGCTGGCCGACTTCCTGATCAAAACCGCCGTGGAGCGCAAATACGGCACGTTCGTGCCCGGTACCCCGGACGACTCCTACGCCGTCCTGGCCCGGGAGCACGCGGCCCGCCGCCCCCGCTGA